A genomic window from Leptolyngbya sp. BL0902 includes:
- a CDS encoding LptF/LptG family permease — translation MATVSSPPQSLVRPRPSWWPHIAIMDRYIAKELTLPFLFGVGAFSSIGISIGALFELIRRITESGLSITLAAQIFLLKLPEFVVLAFPMSTLLSTMMTYSRFSSDSELIALQGVGVSIRRIIAPAVVLSFLVTGLTFVFNELITPAANYRAAVTLETALNSERPPFQERNIFYQEFQPAADDPSAQELKRQFYARRFDGTTMHGLTILDFSQQGLNQVVSAESATWDVQNNVWTFYNGTIYVVAPDGSFRNIVTFESQALQLPRTPLDLANRTKNDTEMNIAEATEQLELVRQSGDERKIRRWQIRIQQKYALPFVCVVFGLVGSSIGVLPQRTSRATSFGISIVIIFGYYLLSFITNAMGEVGLVSPFAAAWIPTFLGLAIGLYLLFRASK, via the coding sequence TGGCCCCACATCGCCATCATGGATCGCTACATTGCCAAGGAGCTGACCCTACCCTTTTTGTTTGGGGTGGGAGCCTTTTCCTCCATTGGTATTTCCATTGGGGCGCTGTTCGAGCTAATTCGACGCATCACCGAATCGGGGCTATCCATTACCCTGGCGGCGCAAATTTTCCTGCTGAAGCTGCCGGAATTTGTGGTGCTGGCCTTTCCCATGTCCACCCTGCTCTCCACGATGATGACCTACAGCCGCTTCTCTAGCGACAGCGAGCTGATTGCGCTGCAAGGGGTGGGGGTCAGCATTCGGCGGATTATTGCCCCGGCGGTGGTGCTGAGCTTCTTGGTAACGGGGCTCACCTTTGTGTTCAATGAGTTGATTACCCCCGCCGCCAACTATCGCGCTGCCGTCACCCTTGAGACGGCCCTCAATTCTGAGCGGCCCCCCTTCCAAGAGCGCAACATTTTCTACCAAGAATTTCAGCCCGCCGCCGATGACCCCAGCGCCCAAGAACTCAAACGCCAGTTCTACGCCCGCCGCTTTGACGGCACCACCATGCACGGGCTGACGATTTTAGACTTTTCCCAGCAGGGACTCAACCAGGTCGTTAGTGCTGAAAGCGCCACCTGGGACGTGCAAAATAACGTCTGGACGTTCTACAACGGCACCATCTACGTGGTGGCTCCCGATGGGTCGTTCCGCAATATTGTCACCTTTGAAAGTCAGGCATTACAACTGCCCCGCACTCCCCTCGACTTGGCCAATCGCACCAAAAACGACACCGAAATGAACATTGCCGAGGCCACCGAGCAACTTGAGCTGGTGCGCCAAAGCGGCGATGAACGGAAAATCCGGCGCTGGCAAATTCGGATTCAGCAAAAGTATGCCCTGCCCTTTGTGTGCGTGGTGTTTGGGCTGGTGGGTTCCTCCATTGGCGTGCTGCCCCAGCGCACCAGCCGCGCCACCAGTTTTGGTATCAGCATTGTGATTATCTTTGGCTACTACCTGCTGTCCTTCATCACCAATGCCATGGGCGAAGTGGGCCTAGTGTCGCCCTTCGCCGCCGCCTGGATTCCCACCTTCCTGGGCCTCGCCATCGGCCTATACCTGCTCTTCCGGGCCTCTAAATAA